A genomic segment from Rhinatrema bivittatum chromosome 19, aRhiBiv1.1, whole genome shotgun sequence encodes:
- the CLIC1 gene encoding chloride intracellular channel protein 1, giving the protein MAEEQLPVELFVKAGSDGQSIGNCPFSQRCFMMLWLKGVTFNVTTVDTKRKLEILKDIAPGAQPPFLVYGGEVQTDTNKIEEFLEETLCPPKYPKLAAKNPESNTAGLDVFARFSAFIKNNRPELNQNMEKGLLKALGDLDNYLCTPLPDEIDENSAEDETTSQRKFLDGDELTLADCNLLPKLHIVQVVCEKYRGFKIPAEFTGIHRYLKNAYGREEFSSTCPATQEIEIAYELVAKALK; this is encoded by the exons atggcGGAGGAGCAGCTTCCTGTGGAGCTCTTCGTGAAG GCTGGCAGCGACGGGCAGAGCATCGGGAACTGCCCCTTCTCTCAGCGCTGCTTCATGATGCTCTGGCTAAAGGGGGTGACCTTTAATGTCACCACGGTGGACACAAAGAG GAAGCTCGAGATACTGAAGGATATTGCCCCTGGAGCACAGCCTCCCTTCCTAGTCTACGGTGGGGAGGTGCAGACAGACACAAACAAGATTGAAGAGTTCCTGGAGGAGACACTGTGCCCCCCAAA ATATCCTAAACTTGCAGCTAAGAATCCAGAGTCTAACACAGCAGGCCTGGATGTTTTTGCCAGGTTTTCAGCGTTCATCAAGAACAATCGGCCAGAGTTAAACCAGA ACATGGAGAAGGGGCTTCTGAAGGCCTTAGGGGATCTTGATAACTacctgtgcacccccttgccggATGAGATCGATGAGAACAGCGCGGAGGATGAGACGACATCGCAGCGCAAATTCCTGGATGGGGACGAACTGACCCTGGCGGACTGCAACCTCCTGCCCAAACTCCACATTGTGCAG GTGGTGTGCGAGAAGTATCGCGGCTTTAAGATCCCTGCCGAGTTCACCGGCATCCACCGTTACCTGAAGAACGCTTACGGGCGGGAGGAGTTCTCCAGCACCTGCCCTGCCACGCAGGAGATCGAGATCGCCTATGAGCTGGTGGCCAAAGCGCTGAAGTGA
- the LOC115080130 gene encoding CCN family member 1-like isoform X1 → MHLALKFVIIAAWIQIPSKVRATCPLGCSCPPSLPCPPGVPSLPDGCGCGCRVCAAQLGENCSELSPCDSSRGLFCDLGNNLESPKGICRAAEEGRSCFISGTVYRHQERFQLGCEAACHCEDGSVACMPLCPLVKPLKLPGCKDMQLVKVPGQCCREWQCVKSNSIEDWLVAEDKTDWRSGTGNRERGSSPSWHTRGKAQIKRRKIKGQLQGVAKKRDPEIKGGHACLVNGSEYQHGERFQVGCQGICHCHDGNVICSPMCPPVVPAPVLGCKVLEKVEVPGQCCKEWQCTEYHRPEEPQPNASLYQLLHDAPSQAVLVKSRKALAQQARQTAFGKGKGAKRSIKAQKRAGDVNGCAKEPTEWSHCSKTCGQGTSTRLVWQDGSCTPLSERRLCLVRPCGDFLQTGNYTIRKKGPKCTRLLQADQPRFWLFKDCRSKRALLPNFCGSCTDGRRCLPSKTRTLPLRFYCDRGASLTRNVMWIQNCSCEGKRKEAVERGPEEPRDQENGLQESM, encoded by the exons ATGCATCTGGCCCTGAAGTTCGTGATCATTGCTGCATGGATCCAAATCCCCAGCAAG GTCCGGGCGACATGCCCCCTGGGTTGCTCCTGCccccccagcctgccctgccCCCCTGGGGTGCCGTCCTTGCCAGATGGCTGTGGCTGTGGCTGCCGGGTGTGTGCCGCCCAGCTGGGCGAGAACTGCAGTGAGCTGTCCCCCTGCGACTCCAGCAGGGGACTGTTCTGTGATCTTGGCAACAACCTTGAGAGTCCAAAAGGCATCTGCAGGG CAGCTGAGGAGGGGCGGTCTTGCTTCATCAGTGGCACAGTGTACAGGCACCAGGAAAGGTTCCAGCTTGGGTGCGAGGCTGCCTGCCACTGTGAGGATGGCTCCGTGGCCTGCATGCCCCTCTGCCCCCTGGTGAAGCCGCTGAAACTGCCCGGCTGCAAGGACATGCAGTTAGTGAAAG TGCCGGGGCAGTGCTGCAGGGAATGGCAATGTGTGAAGTCCAACAGCATTGAGGACTGgctggtggctgaagacaagacagACTGGCGAAGTGGCACCGGCAACAGGGAAAGAGGGAGCAGCCCCTCCTGGCACACCCGGGGGAAGGCCCAGATCAAGCGCAGGAAAATAAAGGGGCAACTACAAGGAGTTGCAAAGAAACGTGATCCAG AGATCAAGGGGGGCCATGCCTGCCTGGTGAATGGCAGTGAATACCAGCACGGAGAGAGGTTCCAGGTTGGATGCCAGGGCATATGTCACTGCCACGATGGGAACGTTATCTGCAGCCCCATGTGCCCACCCGTAGTTCCTGCTCCGGTGCTGGGCTGCAAGGTCTTGGAAAAGGTGGAAG TGCCAGGTCAGTGCTGCAAAGAGTGGCAGTGCACAGAGTATCACCGCCCCGAGGAGCCCCAGCCAAATGCCAGCCTCTACCAGCTCCTCCACGACGCTCCCAGCCAAGCAGTTCTGGTAAAGAGCAGGAAAGCACTGGCACAGCAAGCAAGACAGACGGCATTTGGTAAGGGCAAGGGAGCCAAGAGGAGCATTAAAG CTCAGAAGAGAGCAGGTGATGTGAACGGCTGTGCAAAGGAACCCACGGAGTGGTCCCATTGTTCTAAAACCTGTGGCCAGGGGACCTCCACGCGGCTGGTCTGGCAGGACGGAAGCTGCACCCCCCTCTCTGAGAGACGCCTCTGCCTGGTGCGGCCCTGTGGTGACTTTCTACAAACGGGGAACTACACC ATCAGGAAGAAGGGACCCAAATGTACCAGACTCCTGCAGGCTGATCAGCCCCGCTTCTGGCTGTTTAAAGACTGCAGGAGCAAGCGGGCCCTGCTGCCCAACTTCTGCGGCTCCTGCACGGACGGCCGCCGCTGTCTTCCCTCCAAGACCCGGACCCTGCCCCTGCGGTTTTACTGCGACCGGGGGGCCTCACTCACCCGCAACGTGATGTGGATCCAGAACTGCAGCtgtgaggggaagagaaaggaggcAGTGGAAAGAGGGCCAGAGGAGCCCCGAGATCAAGAGAACGGCCTGCAAGAGAGCATGTAA
- the LOC115080130 gene encoding CCN family member 1-like isoform X2 — MHLALKFVIIAAWIQIPSKVRATCPLGCSCPPSLPCPPGVPSLPDGCGCGCRVCAAQLGENCSELSPCDSSRGLFCDLGNNLESPKGICRAEEGRSCFISGTVYRHQERFQLGCEAACHCEDGSVACMPLCPLVKPLKLPGCKDMQLVKVPGQCCREWQCVKSNSIEDWLVAEDKTDWRSGTGNRERGSSPSWHTRGKAQIKRRKIKGQLQGVAKKRDPEIKGGHACLVNGSEYQHGERFQVGCQGICHCHDGNVICSPMCPPVVPAPVLGCKVLEKVEVPGQCCKEWQCTEYHRPEEPQPNASLYQLLHDAPSQAVLVKSRKALAQQARQTAFGKGKGAKRSIKAQKRAGDVNGCAKEPTEWSHCSKTCGQGTSTRLVWQDGSCTPLSERRLCLVRPCGDFLQTGNYTIRKKGPKCTRLLQADQPRFWLFKDCRSKRALLPNFCGSCTDGRRCLPSKTRTLPLRFYCDRGASLTRNVMWIQNCSCEGKRKEAVERGPEEPRDQENGLQESM; from the exons ATGCATCTGGCCCTGAAGTTCGTGATCATTGCTGCATGGATCCAAATCCCCAGCAAG GTCCGGGCGACATGCCCCCTGGGTTGCTCCTGCccccccagcctgccctgccCCCCTGGGGTGCCGTCCTTGCCAGATGGCTGTGGCTGTGGCTGCCGGGTGTGTGCCGCCCAGCTGGGCGAGAACTGCAGTGAGCTGTCCCCCTGCGACTCCAGCAGGGGACTGTTCTGTGATCTTGGCAACAACCTTGAGAGTCCAAAAGGCATCTGCAGGG CTGAGGAGGGGCGGTCTTGCTTCATCAGTGGCACAGTGTACAGGCACCAGGAAAGGTTCCAGCTTGGGTGCGAGGCTGCCTGCCACTGTGAGGATGGCTCCGTGGCCTGCATGCCCCTCTGCCCCCTGGTGAAGCCGCTGAAACTGCCCGGCTGCAAGGACATGCAGTTAGTGAAAG TGCCGGGGCAGTGCTGCAGGGAATGGCAATGTGTGAAGTCCAACAGCATTGAGGACTGgctggtggctgaagacaagacagACTGGCGAAGTGGCACCGGCAACAGGGAAAGAGGGAGCAGCCCCTCCTGGCACACCCGGGGGAAGGCCCAGATCAAGCGCAGGAAAATAAAGGGGCAACTACAAGGAGTTGCAAAGAAACGTGATCCAG AGATCAAGGGGGGCCATGCCTGCCTGGTGAATGGCAGTGAATACCAGCACGGAGAGAGGTTCCAGGTTGGATGCCAGGGCATATGTCACTGCCACGATGGGAACGTTATCTGCAGCCCCATGTGCCCACCCGTAGTTCCTGCTCCGGTGCTGGGCTGCAAGGTCTTGGAAAAGGTGGAAG TGCCAGGTCAGTGCTGCAAAGAGTGGCAGTGCACAGAGTATCACCGCCCCGAGGAGCCCCAGCCAAATGCCAGCCTCTACCAGCTCCTCCACGACGCTCCCAGCCAAGCAGTTCTGGTAAAGAGCAGGAAAGCACTGGCACAGCAAGCAAGACAGACGGCATTTGGTAAGGGCAAGGGAGCCAAGAGGAGCATTAAAG CTCAGAAGAGAGCAGGTGATGTGAACGGCTGTGCAAAGGAACCCACGGAGTGGTCCCATTGTTCTAAAACCTGTGGCCAGGGGACCTCCACGCGGCTGGTCTGGCAGGACGGAAGCTGCACCCCCCTCTCTGAGAGACGCCTCTGCCTGGTGCGGCCCTGTGGTGACTTTCTACAAACGGGGAACTACACC ATCAGGAAGAAGGGACCCAAATGTACCAGACTCCTGCAGGCTGATCAGCCCCGCTTCTGGCTGTTTAAAGACTGCAGGAGCAAGCGGGCCCTGCTGCCCAACTTCTGCGGCTCCTGCACGGACGGCCGCCGCTGTCTTCCCTCCAAGACCCGGACCCTGCCCCTGCGGTTTTACTGCGACCGGGGGGCCTCACTCACCCGCAACGTGATGTGGATCCAGAACTGCAGCtgtgaggggaagagaaaggaggcAGTGGAAAGAGGGCCAGAGGAGCCCCGAGATCAAGAGAACGGCCTGCAAGAGAGCATGTAA